The DNA region taaaatttgaaaacaataagAGCAGCAACAtctcaacaaataaaacacgATGCAAAGCTCATGGAACAACGCATCGCTTGGAATTGCGCAGTCTTTCTGCTTGTTCAGAAAGGATTTAAACCATAACACAACTACTTGAGGTCCCCCGCAGGAGCCCTTGCTCGGACTGAAGAGCCCTGCAGCCAGCTCCACATGCAGAAACATGACTCCTCTGTGtatacaaacacacagcagcGAATCTGTCAAATTATTTGGGGGAGTGTGACCAGCGTAGGAGCCAGCAGTCGCGCTGCGGTGATGATGTGGAAACTCCGGGGAGAAGGAGATGGGGGGGGTACTGACTGCTCTCACAGAGACCTTGAAGTGGCCACGGAGTCTCCACCGTGCATGAGGTCTCTCTGTGGGGTAAGATTAGACGTGGTGGCTTCCTCTGGTTGCGGCAGCGCTGCCTCTGTCTGTCCTCCCGGGCTGAGTTAGTATTGGATTACAGGTTCACACGCTCGCTCGCAGACCGCCCGTCGCCCCGACCAATTGCTCCATTCATTCCTGCGCCGGAGACGGCCGTcggcctctgattggttatCAGCGCCGGTTAGGGAACTTTCCCACGGCCAGCGCGTGCTGACAGCCGGCCAGCCACTCCTCGTCACCAccgggacacacacacacacacacacgcacgcacacacacagagagagagagagagaggagaggtggggggggggggggggggggggggggggggggggggcaccgAAAGTCCACTGGACCGCTGTCAAAGTTTCTTCAAAGATCCTCTATGTTTGGAAAGATCAGTCACTCCCAAAACCGCAAAGAATAGAATTTCAAACATAGTCTCCAAATATCTagtaaaagtaattaaatttaaaaatattgctttgCTTTCCAAGGTCAAACTTGAAAATGTATGCTATGACATATCAACGCAACTTGGCTTGATTTGCAGCTATTATCTGTAATTTTGTCAACTAAGAAGATTTTGGAAATTTGCAACACGACTTACCAATAAGGATGTCCCTCTGTTGAGTGGTAATGTTAGCACtcacagaaaaaagtaaaaaattatttgaaatttttttttaatatatatatataaaatatgttcagTTACAAAAAACAGTCACCAACTAAATCAAAAGAGCTCattatttgatcagttactcagtacttgagtagactttttaccaaatacttgtTTTACTTGAGAAATTTCTTGTACggcaactttttacttttacttgagtacaaatGGGTTAAAGTAGTGCTCCTCTTTATTGAGTACAATCTTTGGGCACTCTACCAACCTCTGTCTAAAATCCATGGCTACATTTGCTCATCCTCAACTGCGATATATCGGAGCAGCTAAATGCTTTGGACACAGATGCCACACATGCAGAAAAGACTGCAGATTTAACATGTTTGAACAGAAATAGATCTGAATGGCAGGAATAGcactgctcttctttttttagaaGTTAAAAATACCAGTGGTCCCATCATGGTCTGATTGTGAAACAAAGAGCCCTCAAACTCCTCAGAAACTCTCGACTTGAAGAAACTCAAAACGACCACAGACCACACTGCTGTGTCATTTGTACTTGTACTGCTTCTCCAAAGTGGTTATTTTGCAGATGTGCATTCTTTTAagttctttgttgttgttttccaggGTATCTTTACATCTGCTTGCTTACACCAtccaaattaacatttttgttgttgttgttgttgttgttgtcatatATATTGGGGTATTCcatattgagatttttttgcAAGTCCAAATATGTGGTCATAGTTTTATTTCGCTCATGACCATCAAAATAGTTCCCCGAGTGAGACGTCTGAACTTTTATTCCCCTCTCAGGTCTCTTCGAGAGGCACTGGTGTGCTGGCGTATGCTTGGCCACAACTGCCCTGCCAATCAAAGTGCAGGCGGCTTTGCGATTGGCTTCTTCGAgcactaagccccgcccccGCTGGCGGGCAACACAGTTGAAATGACACCGTGGGAACGCCGAGCGCTTCAAACAGAGGCGCTTCGGACGAACCTGTGCATACGCACGTCTGGCAGACCCGAGCGACGCACCGAGGGGAAATACTCTGAAGCCGTAAAGATGAAACGGAATCACGATTTTAGCTCATCGGACAGCGAACTGGATGAAACTATCGAAGTGGAGAAAGAGAGCGCAGATGAGAATGGGTAAGAATTTCATCCCCGAATTAGGTCAGACAGCTTTTTAGGTAATAAAGTTTTCCTAAAATTCCGTTTGTTTTACTACTTTAGGAACATAAGCTCTCCTCTCGGGTCCATGTCTCCGACAACATCAACTCAGGTGCAGGCGCGGAAAAGACGCAGAGGAGTAAGTCAATCAGATTTGAGAAAGTCATCAAAtcgttttatatatatattgatgCGTTAGGCAGCAGACTGATGCCTAACAGTCTTATTAATTTGTCAGATCATAGAAAAGCGGCGCAGGGACAGAATAAACAACAGCTTGAGCGAGCTCCGCAGGTTGGTTCCCAGCGCCTATGAGAAACAGGTGAGTGCACTAGCAATGCTTTACTAGACATTTAACAACTATAAAATGCTTCAGATATGCTGTGTGtgggttgtttttaaataaaaaaataatataaattgcCCCCTTCCATACTCTAGGGTTCAGCCAAGcttgaaaaagcagaaattttgCAGATGACTGTTGATCACCTCAAGATGCTTCATGCTGCTGGAGGCAAAGGTAAAAGCATAACCTCATTGTACTTATTGGTCTGTTGCAGAGCCAATCCAAGACTGTGTGGGACCCCAataactgaattttattttcaatgccTTCCTTAACTTGATCAACAGGTCCCATCATGTCAActtcaaatgtttaaatgttttgtgcaTTATAACTTAATTCATATATTGTGTCCTGTTCTGGCAGCCGAGGCAGATAGTACCAGTCAGAAAAATAATCAgggtttatttccattttagttATTATATTGACTAGGATTTCTCTGTCaaggttattttctttttaattagtGCAGAGAATAAGCAAATACATAAAACCACAGACATGGAGGTAATGTTTGAAATAccatataaaaatatacactGGTGGGTCTGGTTGCCTTGCTGTGTCAGTGTAATATTTGCTGAACAAAGGGGCGATAAAATGTGATTTCCCCTTTTGCATGGAGCGCTTTAAAAAAGAATATGGCAGGTCTTGTCTGGTTCAGGCAACAAACTGGTCAGGGTGCAAGAATGATAAAGTAAAAAGGAACAGTCAGGAGTAAAACAAACTAGATAGAAGCAACCGGGGAAATTATGACATCACTTAATAAACAAAGTGTAATAATGCTGTTGTAAAATCAATTTATATGTGGCATAAAGATAAAACCTGGTATACATATTTTGAGacattaaatatacatatatatatatattcttagGGTTTATGAAATTCAGTTGTTGTTTCCAGAGCAGAGAGGTTGCTATGCCCTTAATAGAGAATAGTGCTTCTTGAATGCTGTCTTGGTTTTTCACAAAGTTAATCCTGTATAACAGTTTTAGGGAAAGCCAGTTATTCCAATTTTACATTCTTTTCAATAGTTTGTTAAAACATATTCAACTTAATAAGAAAGTTGAAGTGTAAAAACAGTTAGAATGCtttcaaaaacatgaacttcTTAAAGTTCGTGTTATTCATGTTCATGtcaagaaatattttcagactatttatattgatttattatgttttaatacAAGTGTTACAAGTTCTGTTTACCACAACATATGTAATGATCAGATCTCCAATTTTGGTAAAACCAAGCTAGACATTTGACTAGACTTTGAGACTGGCATGTGGTTTTGAGAGTAGCATGTATGAAGATATTAATTATTCACATTAGAAGCACAGACAGTAATCTTCTAGTCTTGTAGTTAATGAATTTATACCTTTACCTTAATTTTGAGACTTCCAAAAAgttgccaacatttccaaattcaGCCTGTTCCATGACTGACAGAGGTTGAAAGTTCAAAACAATGAAACAGAGCACCTTTGATGCAATATGTTCAACCTTCCTGTTACCTGCTCTCTCCTAGCCTGACTGAACCAGAGACACGTCTCAATATTTGTGGGCATCTTGTAAACGATTTTGTGTTCTTAGCCTATTAACAACTTCCATACGATTGCTGTTGTCAACACCTCCTGGTGCATTCACTCCTTGAAAAAAACGTCTGATCTTTACTATTTCAGAGCAACTGGTCATCAAGCTTCTCTTTCCAGTcatagaaagttttttttcgGTGCATATCAAATTGCCAATGATAGTTTCCttcatacaaaaatacatttgtatgAAAATTACGATACAcgtacaaaaatacatttgtatttttgtacGTGTATCGTAATTTTACGCAAGTTGCCTCTTGGATGGGAGTCTTGGTTTGCCTAAAGGCGAGGGCATGATTACATGTGACAGAGCCTCTCTTTAGTTATGTGGAAACTTGTTTGGTGGTGTAAAATTTAAGTGGTTTTCTTTCCTCATCCCCCCAGGTTACTTTGATGCCCATGCCCTGGCGATGGATTACCGTGGTTTGGGTTTCAGGGAGTGCCTGGCTGAAACCGCCCGCTATCTCAGCATCATTGAGGGCCTGGACAGCACAGACCCTCTGCGAATCCGCCTTGTCTCTCATCTGAACAACTACGCCAGTCAGAGAGAGGCTCACACCGGCCTGAGTCACCTGGCCTGGGGTTCTGCTTTTGGTTCCCCTCCTGCCCACATTGCGCATCCCATCCTCCTCCAGCACCAACAGGGGGCTCCTTTGGCACCTCTATCCCGCAGCACCACCAGTAGCCCTCATAATCCTCTGTCGTCCACGtcttcttcctctccctcctcctccacctcgcCCACATCCTCCTCGCTAGTCGCAGAGACTCATGTGCCTGGCAGACGCAGCGACAGCGCCACCCCGCTCTCGGATCAGGGTCCAATCAGGATCCCGTCCACCTCTTCTGCTCCCACCACCGTTCTGCACCCGGCCCTGGTTCCGTCGTCAGCATCCAAGCTCTCTCCTCCCCTTCTCTCCTCACTTTCAGCTTTCCCCTTCGCCTTCAGCGCCTTCCCGATCATCTCCCCTACCACTGCCATCAGCCCCCCGGCTCAGAGCGCCAGTGTGGGCAAACCCTACAGACCCTGGGGCATGGAGATAGGAGCTTTCTGACTCAAATAGCACGACCTGCTTACACAGACTCGTTTCACTTCCCAACTGAGCCGGACTCAAGGGCAAGACTTTATGTTCCCTGCTAAGAAAGTGTTATGTCTTTTCTATTTTGATGATATCCCACAGAGGAGAGTAAAAGGTttatacatttagtttttttatatatataaatgaataaaaatacaagtaaaCATCAACAAAAGGGATTTGTTGAGCTGATTGATCCCTCTTCAGTAGCTTCACCCTCTTGTTGTCAGCCAGTCAGAAAGGGCTTTTTCAGATGCTCAATAGGTTCCTTGGTGAAAACAACCCCATCTGCCCCCTTTGTTGTTTTCCTGAGTTGCATGAAGATGACTGGATGCCCTGGCTGCAGCGGGGAGGGACATGACATAACCCCATCCTCACCCCTCTTTTTACGACAATTTATGGGGCGTAATAACTAAAACCAGGTGTCTGACTAAATACTCCGAACTAAAGCTTGAATACCAGCTTGGCTCCAACTAATCATACGCTGCACTGTTGCCCAAGCCGTCTTCCTAACTTATGTTTCCGTTCTATAGTGAATTCTCACATTCGTCTTTCTCTGATGTAAACGAGGCTAGGTTCATTCACCATACCTCCAAGTTATTTACATACTTTGTTTAGTATTACAGCATCGACAATAAATGTATTAGAAAAACTCAACTCAGTTTCAATGAAGCATGACCACATGATTGTTCAGAATGGCATTTAGGAATGTTTCTGCATCATCTTGCATTGATATTTTGTAAATTAAGACTatacttgttgtttttttttcaccttgtcTCCAGTTatctttgtacatttatttgttGAGTGTTACATTGTTGCCAATGATAATTCTGAAGCCCTTTAAGTCAAATCAGTTTCAAAGAAACAGGATCGCATAATTGTTGAAACGGCTCGTGttgtagacattttttttgtgtgtgtcctCACTTTCAGCCTGTATGGTTTATGGTTGTACAAAGCACAAACAAGCGCCAATAAATTAGTTGTCAGTTTTCCATTTCTGTTACTGCTGTTCATGACATGTTCCCTGCAATAAACCATTCATTCTGGTAGatgttgttgatttattgttgtttgcCCAAGTGTGTGTACATTATggagtgtgtgtttgcttgttGATGCTCGCTGTTGTTTTTCCCAATGACTgtgaacgtgtgtgtgtgtgtgtgtgtttgttttcatgtgtgtgCAGTATCGGCGGCCGGTATAAGATGCGGCTGCTTGTTTCTCTCAGCGGCCCTCTGTGTGTGCACAGGAAACCATTAACAAGGCGGGGATATCCTGGACAATAGCAGGCCCGGCCGGACCCGTGCGCTCCGTGGGAACTg from Xiphophorus hellerii strain 12219 chromosome 13, Xiphophorus_hellerii-4.1, whole genome shotgun sequence includes:
- the hey1 gene encoding hairy/enhancer-of-split related with YRPW motif protein 1; this translates as MKRNHDFSSSDSELDETIEVEKESADENGNISSPLGSMSPTTSTQVQARKRRRGIIEKRRRDRINNSLSELRRLVPSAYEKQGSAKLEKAEILQMTVDHLKMLHAAGGKGYFDAHALAMDYRGLGFRECLAETARYLSIIEGLDSTDPLRIRLVSHLNNYASQREAHTGLSHLAWGSAFGSPPAHIAHPILLQHQQGAPLAPLSRSTTSSPHNPLSSTSSSSPSSSTSPTSSSLVAETHVPGRRSDSATPLSDQGPIRIPSTSSAPTTVLHPALVPSSASKLSPPLLSSLSAFPFAFSAFPIISPTTAISPPAQSASVGKPYRPWGMEIGAF